In Gymnogyps californianus isolate 813 chromosome 1, ASM1813914v2, whole genome shotgun sequence, the following are encoded in one genomic region:
- the HSPA13 gene encoding heat shock 70 kDa protein 13, producing the protein MAGQMAVLGSAILALLLAGYLAQQYLPMPTPKVIGIDLGTTYCSVGVFLPGTGQVKVIADENGHNSIPSVVSFTDKDVYVGYDGLELADSNPQNTIYDAKRFIGKIFTSEELKSESSRYPFKIFNNNGSAEFSVTTNETFRITPEHIGSQLLLKLKRMAEDYLGMPISKAVISVPAEFDERQRNSTIRAANLAGLKILRVINEPTAAAMAYGLHKADVFNVLVVDLGGGTLDVSLLNKQGGMFLTRAMAGNNKLGGQDFNQRLLLYLYDQLHQMYGSLPTRKEEIHRLRQAVEAVKLNLTVHEAATLRVLLTMPERKLAKELPENEVKTNTVLKGKLSQKTKDLKNLGDTSKVENNFVKVVFETEISRKLFEMLNEDLFEKILVPIEQVLKEGHLHKAEVDEIVLVGGSTRIPQIRKVIQDFFGKEPNTSVDPDLAVVMGVAIQAGIVGGSWPLQVSAVEIPNKHLRKTNFN; encoded by the exons ATGGCCGGGCAGATGGCGGTGCTGG gttCGGCTATTCTGGCTCTCTTGTTAGCTGGCTATCTAGCACAGCAATATTTACCGATGCCTACACCGAAAGTAATTGGGATTGACCTTGGCACAACTTACTGCTCTGTTGGTGTCTTTCTTCCTGGAACAGGGCAGGTGAAGGTTATTGCAGATGAAAATGGACACAACAGCATACCAAGTGTAGTCTCTTTCACAGACAAAGATGTGTATGTAGGATATGATGGCCTAGAACTGGCTGATTCAAATCCTCAGAACACCATATATGACGCAAAAAGATTCATTGGGAAAATCTTCActtcagaagaactgaaaagtgAAAGTAGCAGGTATCCCTTTAAG ATTTTCAACAACAATGGATCAGCTGAATTTTCTGTGACAACTAATGAAACCTTTCGCATCACTCCAGAGCATATTGGCTCTCAGCTGCTACTGAAATTGAAGAGAATGGCAGAAGACTATCTTGGCATGCCCATTTCAAAGGCGGTCATCTCTGTGCCAGCAGAGTTTGATGAAAGGCAACGGAATTCTACCATTAGGGCAGCTAACCTTGCAG GGCTAAAAATTTTGCGAGTGATCAATGAACCCACAGCTGCAGCTATGGCTTATGGACTCCACAAAGCTGATGTGTTTAATGTTCTGGTGGTGGATTTGGGTGGAGGAACTTTGGATGTGTCTCTGTTGAACAAGCAGGGAGGGATGTTCCTCACACGAGCCATGGCAG GTAACAACAAACTTGGAGGACAGGATTTTAATCAGAGGTTGTTGCTGTATTTGTATGATCAGCTCCATCAAATGTATGGTTCTCTGccaacaagaaaagaagaaatacatcgCCTCAGACAGGCTGTGGAAGCAGTTAAATTAAATCTGACTGTTCATGAGGCAGCTACACTAAGGGTGTTGTTAACTATGCCAGAAAGGAAGCTTGCAAAAGAACTTCCAGAAAATGAggtaaaaacaaacactgtGCTAAAAGGCAAGCTTTCACAAAAAACAAAAGATCTGAAAAATCTTGGAGACACTTCAAAAGTAGAGAACAACTTTGTCAAAGTTGTGTTTGAAACAGAAATCTCGAGGAAGCTATTTGAGATGTTAAATGAGGACCTTTTTGAGAAGATTCTTGTGCCCATAGAACAAGTGTTGAAGGAAGGCCACCTACACAAAGCAGAAGTGGATGAAATTGTGTTAGTTGGAGGCTCCACCCGGATTCCTCAAATACGCAAAGTGATTCAGGATTTCTTTGGAAAGGAACCTAACACCTCCGTAGATCCTGATCTAGCAGTTGTAATGGGCGTAGCTATCCAAGCAGGAATTGTTGGTGGGTCCTGGCCTCTTCAAGTCAGCGCTGTAGAAATTCCTAATAAGCATTTACGGAAGACTAActttaactga